The Miscanthus floridulus cultivar M001 chromosome 7, ASM1932011v1, whole genome shotgun sequence genome includes a region encoding these proteins:
- the LOC136464442 gene encoding ATPase GET3B-like, protein MLATASPHLQAAARRLSLAVPVNQGCSSVRLPHRRPGRYASVRAASTAAPPAKEGAEDLGFQEMSSGTRRRYYMLGGKGGVGKTSCAASLAVRFANDGHPTLVVSTDPAHSLSDSFAQDLSGGTLVQVDGPDSPLFALEINPEKAREEFQTASQQNGGTGLKDFMDGMGLGVLVEQLGELKLGELLDTPPPGLDEAIAISKVMQFLEVQDYSMFSRIVFDTAPTGHTLRLLSLPDFLDASIGKILKLRSKIASATSAIKSVFGQEIQQQDAANKLEKLRERMVKVRELFRDTESTEFIIVTIPTVMAISESSRLHSSLQKESVPVRRLIVNQVLPLSTSDCKFCAIKRKDQTRALDMIRSDPELMGLNIIQAPLVDMEIRGVPALKFLGDIVWK, encoded by the exons ATGCTCGCGACCGCCTCGCCGCACCTCCAGGCGGCCGCGCGCCGCCTCTCTTTAGCGGTGCCCGTGAATCAGGGCTGCAGCAGCGTCCGCCTCCCGCACCGACGCCCCGGCCGGTACGCGTCGGTGCGCGCGGCGTCGACGGCCGCCCCGCCCGCGAAGGAAGGGGCGGAGGACCTGGGGTTCCAGGAGATGTCGTCCGGGACGCGGCGACGGTACTACATGCTCGGGGGCAAGGGTGGGGTCGGGAAGACGAGCTGCGCGGCGTCGCTGGCCGTGCGGTTCGCCAACGACGGCCACCCGACCCTCGTCGTCTCCACCGACCCCGCGCACTCGCTCAGCGATTCCTTCGCACAG GATTTGAGTGGTGGGACGCTCGTGCAGGTCGACGGCCCTGATTCACCTCTGTTTGCGCTTGAG ATAAATCCTGAGAAGGCCCGGGAGGAGTTTCAGACAGCAAGTCAACAAAATGGAGGGACTGGGCTAAAAGATTTCATGGATGGCATGGGCCTTGGGGTGCTTGTTGAGCAG CTTGGAGAGTTGAAATTGGGGGAATTATTGGACACACCACCACCTGGCCTGGATGAAGCAATTGCAATTTCTAAG GTTATGCAATTTCTTGAAGTACAAGATTACAGCATGTTTAGCCGCATTGTATTTGACACTGCCCCTACG GGCCATACGCTCCGGTTACTATCCTTGCCAGATTTCTTGGATGCGTCCATTGGGAAAATCTTGAAG CTGAGGAGCAAGATTGCTTCTGCAACATCAGCTATTAAATCAGTATTTGGACAAGAGATCCAACAGCAGGATGCA GCAAACAAATTAGAGAAACTCAGAGAAAGGATGGTCAAAGTGAGAGAGCTTTTCCGTGACACGGAATCAACAGAGTTTATAATCGTGACAATCCCAACG GTGATGGCAATCAGTGAGTCATCAAGACTGCATTCTTCGTTGCAAAAGGAAAGTGTTCCTGTAAGGAGACTCATTGTGAACCAAGTTCTGCCACTTTCAACATCAGACTGCAAATTCTGTGCTATAAAAAGAAAG GATCAAACACGTGCATTGGATATGATAAGGAGTGACCCGGAGTTGATGGGTTTGAACATTATCCAAGCACCTCTTGTGGACATGGAGATTAGAGGTGTTCCAGCTCTCAAGTTTTTGGGTGATATAGTTTGGAAGTAA